TAAAGCTGACAAAGCGACCAAAGAACTGGCGTGGATCTATGGTGAACCAGAAGTGCTGAAAGGATATGGCCGCAGGAATACCACCCTGATGGCGATCGCTCCAACCACTTCTTCTTCTGCCATCCTGGGTCAGACATCTCCTGGTATAGAACCATTCAGCAGTAACTATTTCAAAGCTGGTCTGTCGAAAGGTAACTTCATGCGTAAGAATAAATACCTGAAGGACCTGCTCGAGCAGAAAGGTATTGACAATGAAGATACCTGGCGCAGCATCATGCTGAACCATGGTAGTGTACAACACCTGGAAGAACTGACAGAACACGAAAAAGATGTGTTCAAGACCTTCAAGGAGATCAGTCAGCTGGAGATCATTCAGCAGGCGGCGATCCGTCAGCAACACGTTGACCAGGCACAGAGCCTGAACCTGAACATTCCTTCCAACCTGCCGGTGAAAGAAGTGAACAGACTGCTGATCGAAGCATGGAAACTAGGTGTAAAAACACTGTACTACCAACGTAGCCAGAGCGTGTCAAAGGAACTGGTGAACAGTCTGGTGACATGTAAGAGCTGTGAAGGATAGCATATTGTGCCAGCAAGTAATATCAAAATCGGGGACACATCAATATGTGTCCCCGATTTGCTTTTAGATTCGTTACGCTAAAGAAAATATTTGTGAGCAGGCATCTTCAGCACAGCCGGGCTACATCGTGGAGGCTGCATTGCCTGATGCCTGTTCCTGCGTTGCAGGAACTACGCCATTTCCGATATACTGGCTGAAGCTGCGAAGCTCTTCCCTGATCATCGCTTTAAACAATGGGTTCAGCAGTCTGGCAATGCCGTTACCAGCAGCGCCCAACGGTGCTCTGTAGGTGATCACGACATGCAGGGCTGTTGCGTTCTCTCCGGCATCCGCGAACGTCACTTTACCTGCATTATCAATATCGGCGCCTGGCAGGGAGTTCCAGCCCAGCAATTCGCCTTCCTCCTCCTTGATAATGGCAGCTTCCCACTTCAATGAAGCAGGTAATCCCGGAATTTGCGCCTCCCAGTGGTAGTGTCCGTCACCCAGCGGTGTAACTGCCTTCACATGATCCATAAAAAGCGGCAGGTTCTCCAGATTTCTCCAGAAGGCATAGACTTCTGCCCGCGGCCTATTTACGGTCATCGACACCCGGACATTAATGTTCCTTACCGGGTCAGGCAAGCGTTTCTTCTTCAGCATACTATACACGGGACAGTTGCCAGTCAGTGCCCTGTACAACAGGAAAGCACCTGCACCAGCTTTCAACATACGGGCGTTTTTACCACTGATGGCATTGTAGAGCAGAAAACCACCCGCCACTGCTGAAATCATACGTTCTGTGTTACCTACGTTAACGGCAGGCTTATTACCTGTAGAAGAATTTTCATTCATAGATTCAGTTTTATTAATGCTATCAAATACAATACCTGTGTTACGCATCATTGGTCGTTCTGCCGTTGGAAGTCCTGGTACCGAGGTGAGCAGGTTTATCTTTTGTCTGGTTGATCTTGCCTGCATAAGAAGACACGATAGAAATAAATGATCCTACACTGAAATTAAGGATCAATGCATTGATCACCACCATGAACAACCAGCCTTCCGGTGTAGCTGCCGTGCCCGAGTGAGCGTTTTCGGGTCCCAGTATGGATGGTGTAGACGAGAACAGCTCAGGGTAAACAGCTAACATCAGCACGCTGCCAAAGATCATGGACAGCACCGTACCAGTGGCTGTAGCCAGGTGAGCCGCTATAAGCATAGATATCGCACGGTTCTTCTCATAATTCCGGTAGATGAGCTTCAGATTGTATAACAGGATAGCAATACCGAACGCAGCGTTCCCTATATACACCAGGTACATAGACTCGTAATTTCCGGCCTGCAAATGAAAGAACAGCAGGATACAATAGAATACAGCACCCAGTGCTCCGTAGCCCAGATATTCAAACCAGTGTGTCTTTTGAAATAATGGATTTTTCATCTGTCTTTTAGTTTGAGACAGGATGAAAAAATGATACCAGCGTAAAAAAACGATAGGTACACTTTTAATGAAAGGTAAATGTGCGTTCATTCAGACACACAGGTGTAGCTGCTAATCCTCAAGCCGTTTAACCGAGTGCCGGTTTTGTTTTGGAACGTTTGAGCCTGGCTGCAGCAGCATGAGGAAGTTTGGATGCTGGTATCAACGTGACCAGCATTAATACGGCGGTGAACAGGAAACCGTCTCTTAACGCATAATGCTCAGCGAGCATGATCTCATATCCCTTGGCGACATAATGGTCGTAAATGTACGTATGCATAGATCCGCTGATGGCAATACCAATAGACCCGCCCAGTTGCAATATGAGGCTGTTAAGAGATGTTGCCGTGGCTGTCTGTGCAGGAGAGACAGCATTCAGCATGGCGGTGGATACAGGTGCGATCAGGAAGCTGATGCCTAATCCACGTACAACCATCGCCAGTATAATGAACCACACCGGTGTATTTGTATCGATCTGTGCAAACAGGAAGAAGGATGCCGATACAAGGCAGATACCGAAGATAGAGATGTTCCTGATCATGCCGGCATCCGCCATCTTACCAGCCATAGGTCTTGTCAGCAACATGACCAGCGCATTCGGTAACAACAGCAGTGCACTCTGGATCTCTGTATATTTAAGGTATCCCTGTAACAGGAAAGGCAGGAAGAACATCCCGCCAAACAAAGCCAGTGAGCGTAGTGCCACGATGATAAAGGCCCTGTTAAAAGCAGCGATACGAAAGACGGAGAGATCCAGTAATGCCTGCGGGCGCCGGGAGGTGCGGATAAACAACCATAATGTAAAGACAGTCAGTACCACCCCTGCTATAAATTGCCAGGAGGTAAAGCCATACTTATCGCTGGTACTCGTCAACGTGAACTGCAGTAGTACGATGAAGCAAACGAAAGCCAGGTATCCCTTAAAATCAAAGGGCGGATTACAACGTTTACGTGTCTTCAGGAATCCCAGGTACCGCATATTCATTAACACCGCGATGATACCTATAGGCAGGTTCACATAGAAGATAGCCTGCCAGCCCAGATATTCTGTCAATACCCCTCCCAGCGTTGGCCCCAGGGCAGGTCCCATCACGTTCCCTATACCCCACCAGCCAATAGCGCTGCCTCTTTCATTCTTAGGGAAACTCTCTGAGAGAATAGCCAGAGAAGTAGGTGCTATTGACCCACCCCCTATTGCCTGGATAACACGGGAGAAGACAAGCATTTGTATACTACCGGAGATACTGCATAGCAAGGAACCCAACGTAAACAGGAGGATGCTGCCCATATAGAGATGGTAATATCCTACGCGGTTCTTTAACCAGTTTGTGAGTGGGATGAACAACAGGAACGTGATCATATAAGCGGTGATCACCAGAGAGACTTCATTCAGATCAACACCGAACTGCCGTTGTATGACGGGAAGCGATACGTTTACGATACTACTGTCAATAGCCGCCATGGACGTCCCTATCATCAGCGTCACCAATACATGTCTTTTGTCTTTCAGCATAGCAGATCAATCTTTATATCGACATCGGATAAACACCCTGTTCCATGATATTATTGCACATATCAAAGAGAAGGGTACCTCATTGCTAAGGTACCCTTTTATAGATCATACCGGTTTAAAGCTGTTGTTCATACTACTGTATTTCATTGCTCTTTCACTTATGACAAAGGATTTCCACCGGAACGTATATATAATGAATGGCAAATTACGTTCCTATGTACCGCATGGATAAAAATAGTGGTGTGCAGCGTGATACAGTGGTCCTATTTCCTTTAATTGTCCGGCGTATTCCACAGTGAGGAACACGTGGCCCGCAACATAGTATTTTATCCATCTCCCATAAAACAAAACGCTCATAGTTGAAAATTTAACACTTCATTATCTTCATTTGTACATTTCATCGTTTTTCTTGCCATTCGATAAATCAGACAAACTTTTCACACTATCCTTAATTGTCCTGACCTTTACTGCGTAGTACTTTTGTGTCGTAGAACAGGATTCGCTCTTATAGCTTTATTTAAACGACAACACATGAAAAAAACTATGCTACCACTTGTGGCGTTACTGGCAGGGATCACCCTCTCGGTGCATGCGCAGCAAAATGCCACGCTGATCATCCACAATGCGAACATTGTAACCCTGGATGACGCCAGACCTCAGGCGCAGGCCATCGCTATTGCCAATGATAAAATTATTGCTGTAGGTAATGACGCTGATATTCTTAAACTGAAAGCAGCAAATACGAAAGTGGTTAGTGCAAATGGACGGACGATCATTCCCGGATTATACGACTCACATCTGCATGTGATCAGAGCCGGCAGATTCTATAATACTGAGTTAAGATGGGACGGTGTAAAATCACTCAAACGAGCATTGCAGATGCTGAAAGAGCAGGCGGCAAGGACACCGAAAGGACAATGGGTAAGAGTAGTAGGCGGCTGGAACGAATACCAGTTTGAAGAAAAACGCCTCCCTACTCTCGAAGAGATCAATGCTGCTACCGGCAATACGCCTACCTTCATTTTGTACCTGTACGCACAGGCTTACTTAAATAAAGCAGGTATCAAAGCGCTGAACATAGATGAGCATACCCCGAATCCTACCGGCGGACTAATACAGAAAGATGCCAACGGACAGCCCACTGGTTTACTCATTGCTGAACCGAATGCCTTTATCCTCTATTCCACCCTGGCGAAACTCCCGGAACTGACTCCCACAGAAAAAGGTAATTCCACGCTAGGCTTCATGAGCGAAATGAACAGACTCGGTGTGACCAGCGTAATGGACGCAGGTGGTGGTTTCCAGAACTTCCCGGATGATTATGGTATCACTGATTCTTTATTTAAGATAGGTCAGCTGACAGTTCGTTTGCCCTATTACCTCTTTGCACAGAAAGGAGGCACAGAACTACAGGACTATAAAAAATGGATCAGCATGGTGGATATTGAACACCAGCATGGTGAAGAAGCAGAGACAGAATATTTTGTAGAAGGCGGTGGTGAGAACCTCGTAGCTACTGGTGGAGATTTTGAGAACTTCCTGAAACCCCGTCCGGAGTTAGTACCTGCCATGGAGTCACAACTAAAAGAAGTGGTAGGTGTACTGGTGAAAAACAGATGGCCATTCCGCCTGCATGCAACCTATAATGAATCCATCACCCGCTTCCTCAATGTCATTGAAGAAGTGAATAAGGAAACGCCCCTGAATGGTTTGCCATGGTTCTTCGATCACGCAGAAACAGTATCAGCAGAAAACCTGCAACGTATCAAAGCACTCAATGGTGGTATCTCTATTCAGCACCGTATGGCATTCCAGGGAGAGAACTTCGTGGCCCGTTATGGTAAACAGGCCGCCCGCAATACACCGCCTATCCGCAAAATGCTGGATATGGGTATCAAAGTAGGCGCCGGTACTGATGGTACCAGGGTGGCCAGCTATAATCCATGGGTATCGTTGTATTGGCTGACTACTGGTAAGACTATCGGCGGACATGACTACACCGACGCACAGAACAAACTTGATCGTATTACGGCATTAAAACTGTATACACAAGGTAGTGCGAGTCTGATCAATCAGCATAACGACAGAGGTACACTGAAAGAAGGATATCTGGCGGACCTCGCTGTGTTAAGTGATAATTACCTGAAAACAGATGCTGAGCAGATTAAGAACATTCATGCACTGCTGACTATTTTAGATGGTAAGATCGTATATGGTGAAGGTGAGTTCAAAGCGATTGCGCCTGTACTGCCTAAAGCTATTCCGGCATGGTCTCCGGTGAACTTCTATGGAGGTTATCAATATAAATAAGACGGGTAAGTATTGATATAGAACAACTGCTCCGGACTTTAACGTTCCGGAGCAGTTGTTTATAAAAAAGTTATGACCGGAAACTTACGGCCGTCATCTTTGCATGCTTCTTAAAGAAGTTGGAGAAATGAGCCAGGTCATCAAACCCCAGTGTATAACCAATGTCATAGATCGTCCGGTCAGTTTGTTTCAACAACATCTTTGCTTCCTGCATCACTCTTTCGCTGATAATTGTTGTAGTGGTTTTACCTGTTTTGGCTTTCAGTACTTTGTTAAGATGATTCACATGTACGGCTAGCCTGTCAGCATATTCTTTCGGCGTACGTAGTTCCAGCCGCTGGTGTGATGCCTGCAACGGAAACTGTCTTTCCAGTAGTTCCATAAAGAGGGACGAGATCCTGTCAGCCGCATTATGTGTGGATGTCAGGGCGGCCATAGGCTGGAGTTTTTGTCCGTAGTGGATCAGCTCCAGTAAAAGGTTCCGTAACAGATCAAACTTAAAAGCATAGTCACCGTTGATCTCCCGCAACATCTTCCGGAAGATGTATTCCAGTTCGGTGACCGCCTCCGGCGTCAGTTCAAAAGCGGGG
The DNA window shown above is from Chitinophaga agri and carries:
- a CDS encoding helix-turn-helix domain-containing protein: MIENTSLDDFYQRSNAEIPDGIAKETGHFNVFETEKLYDHTTGSRVMPYSRRDYYKISLIRGRSRAEYADKVIEIADNALLFATPRIPYHWLPQDSQTGMFCIFTANFLTRQHAGVALDELPIFRPGALPAFELTPEAVTELEYIFRKMLREINGDYAFKFDLLRNLLLELIHYGQKLQPMAALTSTHNAADRISSLFMELLERQFPLQASHQRLELRTPKEYADRLAVHVNHLNKVLKAKTGKTTTTIISERVMQEAKMLLKQTDRTIYDIGYTLGFDDLAHFSNFFKKHAKMTAVSFRS
- a CDS encoding amidohydrolase, which gives rise to MKKTMLPLVALLAGITLSVHAQQNATLIIHNANIVTLDDARPQAQAIAIANDKIIAVGNDADILKLKAANTKVVSANGRTIIPGLYDSHLHVIRAGRFYNTELRWDGVKSLKRALQMLKEQAARTPKGQWVRVVGGWNEYQFEEKRLPTLEEINAATGNTPTFILYLYAQAYLNKAGIKALNIDEHTPNPTGGLIQKDANGQPTGLLIAEPNAFILYSTLAKLPELTPTEKGNSTLGFMSEMNRLGVTSVMDAGGGFQNFPDDYGITDSLFKIGQLTVRLPYYLFAQKGGTELQDYKKWISMVDIEHQHGEEAETEYFVEGGGENLVATGGDFENFLKPRPELVPAMESQLKEVVGVLVKNRWPFRLHATYNESITRFLNVIEEVNKETPLNGLPWFFDHAETVSAENLQRIKALNGGISIQHRMAFQGENFVARYGKQAARNTPPIRKMLDMGIKVGAGTDGTRVASYNPWVSLYWLTTGKTIGGHDYTDAQNKLDRITALKLYTQGSASLINQHNDRGTLKEGYLADLAVLSDNYLKTDAEQIKNIHALLTILDGKIVYGEGEFKAIAPVLPKAIPAWSPVNFYGGYQYK
- a CDS encoding YgaP-like transmembrane domain, coding for MNENSSTGNKPAVNVGNTERMISAVAGGFLLYNAISGKNARMLKAGAGAFLLYRALTGNCPVYSMLKKKRLPDPVRNINVRVSMTVNRPRAEVYAFWRNLENLPLFMDHVKAVTPLGDGHYHWEAQIPGLPASLKWEAAIIKEEEGELLGWNSLPGADIDNAGKVTFADAGENATALHVVITYRAPLGAAGNGIARLLNPLFKAMIREELRSFSQYIGNGVVPATQEQASGNAASTM
- a CDS encoding DHA2 family efflux MFS transporter permease subunit: MLKDKRHVLVTLMIGTSMAAIDSSIVNVSLPVIQRQFGVDLNEVSLVITAYMITFLLFIPLTNWLKNRVGYYHLYMGSILLFTLGSLLCSISGSIQMLVFSRVIQAIGGGSIAPTSLAILSESFPKNERGSAIGWWGIGNVMGPALGPTLGGVLTEYLGWQAIFYVNLPIGIIAVLMNMRYLGFLKTRKRCNPPFDFKGYLAFVCFIVLLQFTLTSTSDKYGFTSWQFIAGVVLTVFTLWLFIRTSRRPQALLDLSVFRIAAFNRAFIIVALRSLALFGGMFFLPFLLQGYLKYTEIQSALLLLPNALVMLLTRPMAGKMADAGMIRNISIFGICLVSASFFLFAQIDTNTPVWFIILAMVVRGLGISFLIAPVSTAMLNAVSPAQTATATSLNSLILQLGGSIGIAISGSMHTYIYDHYVAKGYEIMLAEHYALRDGFLFTAVLMLVTLIPASKLPHAAAARLKRSKTKPALG